A region of the Polynucleobacter asymbioticus genome:
ACATCGACATCAATATTGGGTATTTCGCTCCACTCCGTACGACGTCTAAAACTCAAGCCAGCTTCATGAATTTGATTGGCAACATCGGAGAAGCGCTCAGGATGACGCGGCACTAAGCAGAGTAATGGCGCAATCCCAAAGGCATTAGAAAGTAAGAGGTCCTTCCAGGCCTTGAGAATGATTACCTCTTCACCGTCACGAGTACTGGCAGCGCAAATCATCAAACGCCGATTCAAATGCAACTCTTGCTTCCAAGATTCACCTCGCTGAACTAATTCTGAATCAAGCGGCACATCAAATTTGAGATTACCAACGATCTCCACCCTCTTAACACCAAGACTACGATAGCGATCAGCATCGAGTTGCGTTTGAGCCAAGATACTCGTAAATGCCTGAAATAAAGATCTACCGGCGCTACCGAATCGATTGACTCGACGAGCGCTACGCTCGGATAGGCGCGCGTTTACTAAAAATAATGGCAGGCCAATTTCTGCGCAATAAAACACAACAGTTGGCCAAGCCTCAGTCTCCATCAGCAAACCGAACTTGGGCTTGAATGCGCGAATGAAGTTAGCAACAGACCAGCATAGATCATAGGGAAGATATACCTGGCGCAGCGTACCTGCGGCAATGGCTTTCGCAAATAAAGCAGTACCAGTACGACGACCATTGAGGGTCATATGGGTCAGTAGTACTGTTTCACCGCGCTTGAGATAAGCCTCTATCAGAGGCTGAGCAGCTCTAGTTTCACCAACAGACACCGCATGAATCCAAACCGACCCCCGAGTAATCGTATTGCCATAGGAAAAACCAAGGCGCTCAGCGAAGTGATTTAAATATTCAGATGAGTGTCGCGTGCGCCAGGCCAGACGAATGAATGCAAACGGCAATAAGAGATGCCAAAGCAGTTGATAAACAGCAAACCAGATCTTGGGGCGGGCACCGTATTGCGAATCCTGCGGTGCGCGCCCAAGGCTTGGAGTCAAACTCACTTTTTCAGACGTTCGGTCAACTCGACCGCCTTACCTAAATAAGAAGATGGGGTCATCTCAAGCAACAAAGCTTTGGCATCATCCGGAATTTGCAAGCCGCGAATGAAAGTTTGTAAATCGGCTTGATTAATTCCTTTGCCGCGAGTGAGCTCTTTGAGTTGCTCATACGGATTCTCAATCCCATAACGACGCATTACGGTCTGCACTGGCTCTGCCAATACTTCCCAGCACTCATCTAAGTCTGCAGCAATTGCAGCATGGTTCACTTCCAGCTTACCTAAACCACGCAAGGCGCTGTCATAAGCTAAAACGCTGTGACCAAAGGCTGGGCCTAGGTTGCGTAATACGGTTGAATCAGTGAGATCACGCTGCCAGCGAGAAATCGGTAACTTCTCGGCTAGATGACGCAATAAGGCATTAGCTACGCCTAAGTTACCTTCAGAATTTTCAAAGTCAATTGGGTTCACTTTGTGTGGCATGGTTGATGAACCAATCTCACCAGCCTTAGTGCGTTGCTTAAAGTAACCAATCGAAATGTAGGCCCAAAAATCACGATCCATGTCCAACAAGATTGTGTTGGCGCGAGCAATTGCATCAAACAACTCAGCCATCCCATCGTGTGGCTCAATCTGAATCGTATATGGATTAAATGTGAGGCCTAAGCGCTTCTCAACGACATTCTTAGAAAAATTTTCCCAATCAAAATGAGGGTAAGCAGATAAATGCGCGTTGTAATTGCCAACCGCACCATTCATTTTTCCCAGTAAGGGTACTGCCGCAATCGTTGCAATCGCTCGCTCTAAGCGCTTAGCGATATTAGCCAGCTCTTTACCCAATGTGCTTGGTGAGGCAGGCTGGCCATGGGTACGCGACAACAAAGGTACCTTGGCATTCTCGATCGCTAAATCAGTTAATACAGAAAGGACTTTTCTGAGTTGTGGCAACAATACTTCGTCGCGTGCCCCGCGCAACATCAAACCATGCGAGGTGTTGTTGATATCTTCTGAGGTACAAGCAAAGTGAATAAACTCACTGGCTTTCAATAGGTCTGGACGACCAGCTACTTTTTCTTTTAAGAAATATTCAACCGCTTTGACATCATGATTGGTTACTGCCTCGATATCTTTAATGCGTTGTGCATCGGCATCGGAAAAGTTTTCAGGCAGTGACAATAAAAACGCTTCATCTGCCGCGCTAATTTTAGGCACATCTGGCAGACCTGCGGCAGCCAAAGCCAACAGCCAATGAATCTCTACAAACACCCGCTGACGCATAAATGCAGCTTCGGATAACCAAGGGCGTAAGGCATCTAGCTTTCCGGCATAGCGGCCGTCTAAGGGAGAAAGTGCATTGAGGGTAGAAATCGGCTGACTCACGAATATTGCCTTTACATTGAATATGTCAATAAACCCTGATTTTAATCGTTCTTGGGGACAACCCAATTTGGC
Encoded here:
- a CDS encoding 3-deoxy-D-manno-octulosonic acid transferase, which translates into the protein MSLTPSLGRAPQDSQYGARPKIWFAVYQLLWHLLLPFAFIRLAWRTRHSSEYLNHFAERLGFSYGNTITRGSVWIHAVSVGETRAAQPLIEAYLKRGETVLLTHMTLNGRRTGTALFAKAIAAGTLRQVYLPYDLCWSVANFIRAFKPKFGLLMETEAWPTVVFYCAEIGLPLFLVNARLSERSARRVNRFGSAGRSLFQAFTSILAQTQLDADRYRSLGVKRVEIVGNLKFDVPLDSELVQRGESWKQELHLNRRLMICAASTRDGEEVIILKAWKDLLLSNAFGIAPLLCLVPRHPERFSDVANQIHEAGLSFRRRTEWSEIPNIDVDVDVILGDSMGEMPMYYSAADLVVMGGSLLPFGGQNLIEACATGCPVLLGEHTYNFQQAALDAIEMGAAKRVKGELILGEPIALMETLKELLLNTAELAKMSSAARAYSIEHQGATKKILAALEHQNFSLN
- the purB gene encoding adenylosuccinate lyase, with product MSQPISTLNALSPLDGRYAGKLDALRPWLSEAAFMRQRVFVEIHWLLALAAAGLPDVPKISAADEAFLLSLPENFSDADAQRIKDIEAVTNHDVKAVEYFLKEKVAGRPDLLKASEFIHFACTSEDINNTSHGLMLRGARDEVLLPQLRKVLSVLTDLAIENAKVPLLSRTHGQPASPSTLGKELANIAKRLERAIATIAAVPLLGKMNGAVGNYNAHLSAYPHFDWENFSKNVVEKRLGLTFNPYTIQIEPHDGMAELFDAIARANTILLDMDRDFWAYISIGYFKQRTKAGEIGSSTMPHKVNPIDFENSEGNLGVANALLRHLAEKLPISRWQRDLTDSTVLRNLGPAFGHSVLAYDSALRGLGKLEVNHAAIAADLDECWEVLAEPVQTVMRRYGIENPYEQLKELTRGKGINQADLQTFIRGLQIPDDAKALLLEMTPSSYLGKAVELTERLKK